One Mycobacterium sp. SMC-4 DNA window includes the following coding sequences:
- a CDS encoding multifunctional oxoglutarate decarboxylase/oxoglutarate dehydrogenase thiamine pyrophosphate-binding subunit/dihydrolipoyllysine-residue succinyltransferase subunit: MYRKFREDPSSVDPSWHEFLVDYSPEPATDVATSGNGTPSSAPTAPPEPAPAPPPKSSAGNGAASPSAKKTGPDKPKPAQEAPSRMSTSSRSSSKTSDGSADKAPAKSAEKSSDKTSDSSPKKGADSKPAAPKSADTSPDSDGDETTVLRGAAAAVVKNMNASRDVPTATSVRAIPAKAMIDNRIVINNHLKRTRGGKISFTHLLGYAIVQAVKKFPNMNRHFAEVDGKPAAVTPAHTNLGLAIDLQGKDGKRTLVVASIKNCETMRFGQFIAAYEDIVRRARDGKLTAEDFGGVTISLTNPGTIGTVHSVPRLMQGQGAIIGAGAMEYPAEFQGASEERIAELGVGKLMTLTSTYDHRIIQGAESGDFLRTIHQLLLDDEFYDEIFRELGIPYEPVRWRIDNPDSIEDKNARVIELIAAYRNRGHLMADIDPLRLDNTRFRSHPDLDVNTHGLTLWDLDREFKVNGFAGMQHKKLRDILGLLRDAYCRHIGVEYTHILEPEQQQWLQDRVEIKHEKPTVAEQKYILSKLNAAEAFETFLQTKYVGQKRFSLEGAETVIPMMDAAIDQCAEHGLNEVVIGMPHRGRLNVLANIVGKPYSQIFTEFEGNLNPSQAHGSGDVKYHLGATGTYIQMFGDNDISVSLVANPSHLEAVDPVLVGLVRAKQDLLDAGDTDAEDAGNFPVVPMMLHGDAAFAGQGVVAETLNLALLRGYRTGGTIHIIVNNQIGFTTSPTDSRSSEYCTDVAKMIGAPIFHVNGDDPEACVWVAKLAVDFRQKFKKDVIIDMLCYRRRGHNEGDDPSMTQPTMYDVIDTKRGVRKTYTEALIGRGDISMKEAEDALRDYQGQLERVFNEVRELEKHAIGPSSSVESDQMVPAGMKTAVEKSLLQRIGDAHLSYPEDFSVHPRVKPVLEKRREMAYEGKVDWAFAELLALGSFLAEGRAIRLTGQDTRRGTFTQRHSVIIDRKSGQEFTPLQLLTVDPDGNPTGGKFMVYDSALSEFAAVGFEYGYSVGNPDALVLWEAQFGDFVNGAQSIIDEFISSGEAKWGQLSDVVLLLPHGHEGQGPDHTSGRIERFLQLWAEGSMTIAVPSTPANYFHLLRRHGLDGIHRPLIVFTPKSMLRNKAAVSDLTEFTENKFRSVIEEPTYTDGTGDRSKVSRVLMTSGKLYYELAARKKKDERDDVAIVRLEQLAPLPRRRLAETIDRYPNAEERFWVQEEPANQGAWPTLGLTLPELLPDHFSGIKRISRRAMSAPSSGSSKVHAVEQQEIIDEAFG; encoded by the coding sequence ATGTACCGCAAGTTCCGCGAGGACCCCTCGTCGGTGGACCCGAGTTGGCACGAGTTCCTCGTCGACTACAGCCCGGAACCCGCCACCGACGTCGCCACAAGCGGCAACGGCACCCCCTCCTCGGCACCGACCGCGCCCCCCGAGCCGGCACCGGCGCCGCCACCGAAGTCCTCGGCCGGCAACGGCGCCGCCAGCCCGAGCGCGAAGAAGACCGGCCCGGACAAGCCCAAGCCGGCGCAGGAGGCTCCGTCGCGCATGTCCACATCGTCGAGGTCGTCGAGCAAGACCTCCGACGGGTCAGCTGACAAGGCCCCGGCCAAGTCAGCGGAGAAGTCGTCGGACAAGACCTCGGACTCGTCGCCGAAGAAGGGCGCCGATTCCAAGCCGGCTGCGCCGAAGAGCGCCGACACCTCGCCGGACTCCGACGGCGACGAGACCACGGTGTTGCGCGGCGCGGCCGCCGCCGTGGTGAAGAACATGAACGCCTCGCGTGACGTGCCGACGGCCACCAGTGTGCGTGCCATCCCAGCCAAGGCGATGATCGACAACCGCATCGTGATCAACAATCACCTCAAGCGCACCCGCGGCGGCAAGATCTCGTTCACCCACCTGCTCGGCTACGCGATCGTGCAGGCGGTCAAGAAATTCCCGAACATGAACCGGCACTTCGCCGAGGTCGACGGCAAGCCGGCCGCGGTCACGCCGGCGCACACCAACCTGGGCCTGGCCATCGACCTGCAGGGCAAGGACGGCAAGCGGACCCTGGTGGTCGCGTCGATCAAGAACTGCGAGACCATGCGGTTCGGGCAGTTCATCGCGGCCTACGAGGACATCGTGCGCCGGGCCCGCGACGGCAAGCTCACCGCCGAAGACTTTGGCGGCGTGACGATCTCGTTGACCAACCCGGGCACCATCGGGACCGTGCACTCGGTGCCGCGGCTGATGCAGGGCCAGGGTGCGATCATCGGCGCCGGCGCCATGGAGTATCCCGCAGAGTTCCAGGGTGCCAGCGAAGAGCGCATCGCCGAGCTCGGCGTCGGCAAGCTGATGACGCTGACATCGACCTACGACCACCGCATCATCCAGGGCGCGGAGTCCGGGGACTTCCTGCGGACCATTCACCAGCTGCTGCTCGACGACGAGTTCTACGACGAGATCTTCCGCGAGCTCGGAATCCCGTATGAGCCAGTGCGCTGGCGCATCGACAACCCCGACTCCATCGAGGACAAGAACGCCCGCGTCATCGAGCTGATCGCGGCCTACCGCAACCGCGGGCACCTGATGGCCGACATCGACCCGCTGCGGCTGGACAACACCCGCTTCCGCAGTCACCCCGACCTCGATGTCAACACCCACGGCCTGACGTTGTGGGACCTCGACCGCGAGTTCAAGGTCAACGGCTTCGCCGGGATGCAGCACAAGAAGTTGCGCGACATCCTGGGGCTGCTGCGCGACGCGTACTGCCGGCACATCGGCGTCGAGTACACCCACATCCTGGAGCCCGAGCAGCAGCAGTGGCTGCAGGACCGTGTCGAGATCAAGCACGAGAAGCCCACTGTCGCCGAGCAGAAGTACATCCTGAGCAAACTCAACGCGGCCGAGGCCTTCGAGACCTTCCTGCAGACCAAATACGTTGGACAGAAACGATTCTCACTGGAAGGCGCCGAGACCGTCATCCCGATGATGGACGCCGCGATCGACCAGTGCGCCGAGCACGGACTCAACGAGGTCGTCATCGGCATGCCGCACCGCGGCCGGCTCAACGTTCTGGCCAACATCGTCGGCAAGCCCTACAGCCAGATCTTCACCGAGTTCGAGGGCAACCTGAACCCCTCGCAGGCGCACGGTTCCGGCGACGTCAAGTACCACCTGGGTGCCACCGGCACCTACATCCAGATGTTCGGTGACAACGACATCTCGGTGTCGCTGGTGGCCAATCCCAGCCACCTGGAAGCGGTCGACCCTGTCCTGGTCGGGCTGGTGCGCGCCAAGCAGGATCTGCTCGACGCCGGTGACACCGACGCCGAGGACGCCGGGAACTTCCCGGTCGTGCCGATGATGCTGCACGGGGACGCGGCATTCGCCGGTCAGGGAGTCGTGGCCGAGACGCTGAACCTGGCGCTGCTGCGCGGCTACCGCACCGGCGGCACCATCCACATCATCGTCAACAACCAGATCGGCTTCACCACCTCGCCGACCGATTCGCGCTCCTCGGAGTACTGCACCGACGTGGCCAAGATGATCGGTGCACCGATCTTCCACGTCAACGGCGACGACCCCGAGGCCTGCGTCTGGGTGGCCAAGCTGGCCGTCGATTTCCGGCAGAAGTTCAAGAAGGACGTCATCATCGACATGCTCTGCTACCGCAGGCGGGGCCACAACGAGGGTGACGACCCGTCGATGACCCAGCCGACGATGTACGACGTCATCGACACCAAGCGCGGGGTCCGCAAGACCTACACCGAAGCGCTGATCGGGCGCGGCGACATCTCTATGAAGGAAGCCGAAGACGCCCTGCGCGACTACCAAGGCCAACTCGAGCGGGTCTTCAACGAGGTCCGCGAACTGGAGAAACACGCCATCGGACCCAGCAGTTCGGTGGAGTCCGATCAGATGGTGCCCGCCGGGATGAAGACCGCGGTGGAGAAGTCGCTGCTCCAGCGCATCGGTGACGCGCACCTGTCGTATCCGGAGGACTTCAGCGTCCACCCGCGGGTCAAGCCGGTGCTGGAGAAGCGCCGCGAGATGGCCTACGAGGGCAAGGTCGACTGGGCGTTCGCCGAGTTGCTGGCCCTGGGCTCGTTCCTGGCCGAGGGCCGCGCCATCCGGTTGACCGGACAAGACACCCGCCGCGGCACGTTCACCCAGCGCCATTCGGTGATCATCGACCGCAAGTCCGGCCAGGAGTTCACCCCGCTGCAGTTGCTGACCGTCGACCCCGACGGCAACCCCACCGGCGGCAAGTTCATGGTGTACGACTCGGCGCTCTCGGAGTTCGCCGCGGTGGGCTTCGAGTACGGCTACTCGGTGGGCAACCCCGACGCGCTGGTGCTCTGGGAAGCGCAGTTCGGCGACTTCGTCAACGGCGCACAGTCGATCATCGACGAGTTCATCAGCTCCGGAGAGGCCAAGTGGGGCCAGCTTTCCGATGTGGTGCTCCTGCTCCCGCACGGCCACGAGGGCCAGGGACCCGACCACACCTCGGGCCGCATCGAGCGCTTCCTGCAGCTGTGGGCGGAGGGCTCGATGACCATCGCGGTGCCCTCGACCCCGGCCAACTACTTCCACCTGTTGCGTCGCCACGGTCTCGACGGGATCCACCGCCCGTTGATCGTGTTCACCCCGAAGTCGATGTTGCGCAACAAGGCGGCGGTCAGCGATCTGACGGAGTTCACCGAGAACAAGTTCCGCTCGGTGATCGAGGAACCCACCTACACCGACGGCACCGGAGACCGCTCGAAGGTGTCCCGGGTGCTGATGACCAGCGGCAAGCTGTACTACGAGCTGGCGGCGCGCAAGAAGAAGGACGAACGCGACGACGTGGCGATCGTGCGCCTCGAGCAGCTGGCGCCGCTACCCCGACGCCGGTTGGCCGAGACCATCGATCGCTATCCGAACGCCGAAGAGCGGTTCTGGGTGCAGGAGGAGCCGGCCAATCAGGGCGCATGGCCGACGCTGGGTCTGACGCTGCCCGAGCTGCTGCCGGACCACTTCAGCGGGATCAAGCGGATCTCGCGGCGGGCGATGTCGGCGCCGTCCTCGGGCTCGTCGAAGGTACACGCGGTCGAGCAGCAGGAGATCATCGACGAGGCGTTCGGCTGA
- a CDS encoding DUF732 domain-containing protein gives MNLTRAKYTAAVSLIASVAITGAMMTAVPAQADTATGADVFLAALRDSGIGVVDEATAVRVGQSVCPLLVEPGQNAANVAAQVADAIGRPLGPATIFTGLAIQIFCPRAVTALTDGRPLSFFG, from the coding sequence ATGAACCTCACGAGGGCGAAGTACACAGCTGCGGTGTCGCTGATCGCGTCGGTGGCAATCACCGGGGCCATGATGACCGCGGTGCCGGCCCAGGCCGACACCGCCACCGGAGCCGATGTGTTCCTGGCCGCGCTGCGCGACTCCGGCATCGGAGTCGTCGACGAAGCCACCGCGGTGCGGGTCGGCCAGTCGGTGTGCCCGCTGCTGGTCGAACCTGGTCAGAACGCCGCCAACGTGGCGGCTCAGGTCGCCGACGCGATCGGGAGGCCGTTGGGGCCGGCGACCATCTTCACCGGGTTGGCGATCCAGATCTTCTGTCCGCGCGCGGTCACCGCATTGACCGATGGGCGTCCGCTCTCGTTCTTCGGCTGA